The following are from one region of the Fusarium keratoplasticum isolate Fu6.1 chromosome 4, whole genome shotgun sequence genome:
- a CDS encoding Glyoxalase-like-dom domain-containing protein: MALPILDHIAILVSFQTLQTVTDQLKDSLIVIDGGAHADGLTVNKLIHLADGTYIEFIAFVEGVDPEKRRAHRWGNLEEGKIADWAHTLHSEADYVQLQKRVADAAAGVTYSDLVPLQRHRPDGVLMKCLVSVALDSEGKRVFPATVPFWCVDVTERHLRSPFKGEDGPHEYTKHPSHAKGLSRITVLLPEKEISTYKPVYDAIHNSVAASEAGVFSWPYELPAGLNPGSNQVALSSLSNGGNKAEVRLTLLGTKESPKSIELLPGLVLDFEAAA, translated from the coding sequence ATGGCACTCCCAATCCTTGACCACATCGCCATCCTGGTCTCCTTTCAGACCCTCCAAACCGTCACCGACCAACTCAAAGACtccctcatcgtcatcgacgGCGGGGCTCACGCCGACGGGCTCACCGTCAACAAACTTATCCACCTCGCCGACGGCACATACATTGAATTCATCGCCTTTGTCGAAGGTGTAGACCCAGAAAAGAGACGCGCTCATCGCTGGGGAAACCTCGAGGAGGGAAAGATTGCAGACTGGGCGCATACGCTGCATTCCGAGGCCGACTATGTGCAGCTTCAGAAGCGTGtcgctgatgctgctgcggGTGTCACGTATAGCGATCTCGTTCCGCTGCAGAGACACAGGCCGGATGGTGTTCTTATGAAGTGTCTTGTTTCGGTTGCTCTTGATTCTGAGGGGAAACGTGTGTTCCCCGCTACGGTGCCGTTTTGGTGTGTTGATGTTACTGAGAGACATCTTCGGTCGCCGTTCAAGGGAGAGGATGGACCTCACGAGTACACCAAGCATCCTTCTCACGCCAAGGGTCTCTCACGGATTACAGTTCTACTCCCGGAGAAAGAAATCTCGACTTATAAGCCAGTCTATGACGCCATTCACAACTCAGTCGCTGCCTCAGAGGCGGGAGTGTTCTCCTGGCCTTATGAGCTTCCTGCTGGACTTAACCCTGGGAGCAACCAAGTTGCTTTGTCTAGTCTTTCGAATGGGGGCAACAAGGCTGAGGTTAGGTTGACGTTGTTGGGCACGAAGGAGAGCCCCAAGTCGATTGAGCTGCTTCCTGGATTGGTTCTTGACTTTGAAGCCGCTGCATAG
- a CDS encoding RING-type domain-containing protein, with the protein MMEYTKGSDVELNYIMVYKLPSNLLSSYHPQLTRLHSIKCRYQRYSEATSPSTQLTFYSPTKTATMPRSTTSSANGSEHYWPNIKNAILQNPAGQPPSQLMKPQCPVCLETFDITTFRKPSGNPPTCVVLFCGHVMCRRCLRQAEESGVGGEDKKCPCCRTALACRCGEASKTFTVPDANTSPDAVFDAPLTKPENPNGDVQPKCHRCAASREWLNRIDGGDWPREAETIEPGAVRFIYGTVDALESEGRAVTPRSVSSAFGSVTDDEYQMLIGHRNDFISQRRPELESANPWFGGHREAGGLDRYSSSSRHDERRREVNVDYRAPLDPPLDTEARRRRGEFEERRRMHDRLPEERSLQDQLSGLNLGSESRFDAFGRPRPSNGRERERAQQRFDEPGFDEPRRRDAGMGGMANYGDFGGGRETGRDTFSGAQYGRDTGNPYSGQRGRDTGNGTPHTRNTGSLYGGAPYGGDIDRDRRFPNTQREANPDPFSRTERGRGTTRPQSQYGRETGEDGDINAKFENNPEAQELFRESMERMRAYGNLTEEELSDPSYIAWRKREAVNETELGALAERNRAYRGGDGPSERRRW; encoded by the coding sequence ATGATGGAATACACCAAAGGCAGTGATGTTGAGCTCAACTATATAATGGTTTACAAGTTGCCTTCAAACTTACTCTCATCTTATCACCCACAGCTCACTCGTCTACACTCAATCAAGTGTAGATATCAACGCTACAGCGAagcaacatcaccatctACGCAACTCACCTTTTACTCACCCACCAAAACAGCAACCATGCCACGCAGCACCACATCGTCTGCAAACGGGTCAGAGCACTACTGgcccaacatcaagaacgCCATCCTGCAGAACCCAGCAGGCCAGCCGCCGAGTCAACTCATGAAGCCTCAGTGCCCTGTTTGCCTCGAGACTTTCGACATCACCACGTTCCGCAAGCCATCGGGGAACCCGCCCACCTGTGTAGTACTCTTCTGCGGACACGTCATGTGCAGGAGGTGTCTTAGACAGGCGGAGGAGTCTGGCGTCGGAGGCGAGGATAAGAAGTGTCCTTGCTGCCGGACGGCGCTGGCATGCAGATGCGGCGAGGCATCCAAGACGTTCACGGTGCCTGACGCCAACACGAGCCCGGACGCCGTATTTGATGCACCGCTCACCAAGCCTGAGAACCCCAACGGGGACGTCCAGCCAAAGTGCCACCGCTGCGCGGCGTCGAGGGAGTGGCTCAACCGGATCGATGGCGGGGACTGGCCAAGAGAGGCCGAGACCATCGAGCCCGGAGCCGTGCGGTTCATTTACGGGACCGTCGACGCACTCGAGTCCGAGGGCCGGGCCGTAACTCCTAGGTCCGTCTCCAGCGCGTTTGGAAGTGTCACTGACGATGAGTACCAGATGTTGATCGGCCACCGCAATGACTTCATTAGCCAGCGGAGACCGGAGCTCGAGAGCGCAAACCCGTGGTTTGGAGGTCATCGTGAGGCCGGTGGATTAGACCGTTACAGTTCTTCCAGTCGCCATGACGAGCGTCGCCGAGAGGTAAACGTCGACTACCGAGCTCCTCTGGATCCTCCTCTCGACACAGAAGCCCGGCGCCGCCGCGGTGAGTTTGAGGAGCGCCGTCGCATGCACGACAGACTTCCAGAGGAGAGAAGTCTTCAGGACCAGCTCAGCGGTCTAAACCTAGGAAGTGAATCGCGCTTTGATGCCTTTGGACGGCCTCGGCCCAGTAacgggagagagagagagcgTGCCCAGCAACGCTTCGACGAGCCCGGCTTTGATgagcctcgacgacgagatgcCGGCATGGGTGGCATGGCAAACTATGGTGACTTCGGAGGAGGGCGTGAGACTGGTCGCGATACCTTCTCTGGCGCCCAATACGGACGGGACACCGGCAATCCATACTCCGGTCAACGCGGACGGGATACCGGCAACGGTACCCCCCACACACGGAACACCGGCAGCCTTTACGGCGGTGCTCCATACGGAGGTGATATCGACAGAGATAGGCGCTTCCCCAACACCCAACGCGAGGCGAACCCTGACCCCTTCTCCAGGACTGAGCGCGGCCGCGGGACGACACGCCCTCAATCCCAATACGGACGCGAGACAGGCGAAGACGGCGACATCAACGCCAAATTCGAGAACAACCCCGAAGCGCAGGAACTCTTCCGGGAGAGCATGGAGCGGATGAGAGCCTACGGCAACCTcaccgaggaagagctgTCCGACCCTTCCTATATCGCATGGCGCAAACGAGAGGCCGTCAACGAGACTGAGTTGGGGGCACTAGCGGAGCGTAATCGCGCCTACAGAGGCGGAGATGGGCCTTCGGAGAGGCGGCGATGGTAA
- a CDS encoding Zn(2)-C6 fungal-type domain-containing protein, which translates to MPEDDSSSGPRTRRRNQLGRRNPRLRMACLRCQRRKIREPPPEIREASSEAALDDTTDTILHSPSALQTQDYTEEVNETITEPNNQPVRSAPGPTGAGALSHEIGLVSLGTNQDPRYIGPSSGYFLARVMLNSASKQDERLSRSGRDAPFPTKLIEAIQGPLPLPARDMAKQLCDAYFDAVHLQYPILHRPTFLKMLDQAYEQEEKDPVVAFQVFMVLAIGATVLSGRLRARIPAESYCLSALQHLEQLNLENSLQGVQCLLLLLIFTIHSPFVRLNVWYLNYHCLAALLDLGLQRNINIGSGISLLEQEMRARIFWVIFSFDRIIATMMGRPIGVRDEACELRMPQGLSDNEFGDVNQSRLPETEKEMDFAMHLFKAAKLNSEIKYVANSIIRDSPSYAYPPVIDINDWQISMLRQLDEWASQIPVSPNVPSEFYLRTTCQLRYHGLRMLLLRPSPAIPKPSSEALVQCHQSARESIKLFDSLYKKNLLVHSWVTFHALVLSTITLLYCIKVVPEIARDTEIDVLMGDLSISLSVLSATGEHWSGAKRSRDILDELGRSTIRWLRDRTGQFGVTNSRGAIRETEGPVITSTQTTLAGLDVGISYPNTTLSMSNNESMNAFSGNAFEDFLMDDTFAEYFEATDSINVDTIVRDLFQDFIPTYPSI; encoded by the exons ATGCCGGAAGACGACAGTTCCAGTGGGCCGCGGACCCGAAGACGGAATCAGCTGGGACGGAGAAATCCCAGGCTGCGCATGGCGTGTCTCCGCTGCCAGCGACGCAAGATACGA GAGCCGCCTCCTGAGATTAGAGAAGCCTCGAGTGAAGCTGCTCTGGATGATACCACAGATACCATACTACACTCTCCTTCTGCTTTGCAGACCCAGGACTATACGGAGGAAGTCAACGAAACAATTACAGAACCAAATAATCAGCCTGTTAGGTCGGCTCCTGGGCCTACAGGGGCTGGTGCCCTGTCCCATGAGATTGGACTGGTGTCTCTGGGGACGAACCAAGACCCAAGATACATCGGCCCTTCGAGCGGCTACTTTCTGGCGCGAGTGATGCTCAACTCGGCCTCGAAGCAGGATGAGAGGCTTAGCCGATCAGGTCGCGATGCCCCTTTTCCCACCAAACTCATTGAGGCGATCCAAgggcctctgcctcttcccGCTCGAGATATGGCGAAGCAGTTGTGCGATGCCTACTTTGACGCGGTACACCTGCAGTACCCTATCCTTCATCGGCCTACATTCTTAAAGATGTTGGATCAGGCATATGAGCAGGAAGAAAAAGACCCTGTTGTTGCCTTTCAAGTATTCATGGTTCTGGCCATAGGGGCTACTGTACTATCCGGTCGGCTCAGGGCTCGCATCCCAGCAGAATCATACTGTCTGTCTGCCCTACAGCATTTGGAacagctcaacctcgagaacTCTCTACAAGGCGTTCAGTGccttctcctgctcctcatcTTCACTATTCATAGCCCCTTTGTCCGCCTGAATGTGTGGTACCTCAACTATCACTGCCTCGCTGCCCTGCTTGACCTGGGCCTCCAGCGCAACATTAACATTGGCTCTGGGATATCCTTGCTTGAGCAGGAGATGCGCGCCCGCATATTTTGGGTCATTTTCTCTTTTGATCGGATTATTGCAACCATGATGGGCCGTCCTATTGGTGTGAGGGATGAGGCGTGCGAACTTCGT ATGCCTCAAGGGTTGAGCGACAATGAGTTTGGCGACGTAAACCAGTCACGGCTTCCAGAAactgagaaggagatggactTTGCGATGCATCTCTTCAAGGcggccaagctcaactcGGAGATCAAGTATGTTgccaacagcatcatcagaGACTCGCCTAGTTACGCATACCCCCCAGTCATCGACATCAATGACTGGCAAATATCTATGCTGCGTCAGTTGGATGAGTGGGCAAGCCAGATTCCTGTCTCTCCCAACGTGCCATCCGAATTCTATCTGAGAACGACCTGTCAGCTGCGCTATCACGGTCTGAGAATGCTTCTCCTCAGACCCAGTCCCGCCATACCCAAGCCTTCCAGTGAGGCTTTGGTACAGTGCCACCAGAGTGCTCGCGAGAGCATCAAGTTGTTTGACAGCTTGTACAAGAAGAATCTATTGGTGCACAGTTGGGTAACGTTTCATGCCCTGGTGCTCAGCACAATTACCTTGCTATACTGTATTAAAGTGGTACCAGAGATTGCTCGCGATACTGAGATTGACGTTTTGATGGGAGATCTAAGCATTTCTCTGAGTGTTCTGAGCGCCACTGGTGAGCATTGGTCAGGGGCAAAACGAAGCCGGGATATCTTGGATGAACTGGGAAGATCAACGATTCGATGGCTACGAGACAGAACTGGGCAGTTTGGCGTTACAAACAGTCGTGGAGCTATTCGCGAGACAGAAGGGCCCGTCATCACATCTACGCAAACCACATTGGCAGGCTTGGATGTTGGCATCTCCTATCCCAACACTACGCTGTCAATGAGCAACAACGAGAGCATGAACGCCTTTAGTGGAAACGCATTTGAAGACTTTCTCATGGACGATACATTTGCCGAATACTTTGAAGCGACGGATTCCATCAACGTCGACACTATAGTCCGGGACCTTTTCCAGGACTTTATACCCACATACCCAAGCATATAA
- a CDS encoding 4HBT domain-containing protein, whose translation MSSETPSTRIQTPDVTTSEVERTAHVQRLMDRLLEKSPIYNFIMSPVKLISATQGTVTTQMVLNANHVNSRGGLHGAVSATIIDFVTGLAIASWDLRETTGASVDMHISYLSTAKVGDTVEIVSTADKVGGSMAFSTIRISKVGEDGSLTPVTVGQHTKYVRQSSAKTDKA comes from the coding sequence ATGTCTTCTGAAACACCCTCCACTCGCATTCAAACACCAGATGTCACCACATCAGAAGTCGAAAGAACAGCCCACGTCCAGCGTCTAATGGACCGCCTCCTCGAAAAGAGCCCGATCTACAACTTCATAATGTCACCCGTCAAACTCATCAGCGCCACGCAAGGAACAGTAACAACTCAAATGGTCTTAAACGCCAACCACGTCAACAGCAGAGGAGGTCTGCACGGCGCCGTGTCGGCGACAATCATCGACTTTGTAACGGGTCTCGCCATCGCGTCTTGGGATCTGAGGGAAACGACGGGGGCGAGCGTTGATATGCACATCAGCTATCTCAGCACGGCAAAGGTTGGGGATACGGTTGAGATTGTGTCTACTGCGGACAAGGTTGGAGGGAGCATGGCTTTTTCGACTATTCGGATCTCCAAGGTTGGGGAGGATGGGAGTTTGACGCCTGTTACTGTTGGGCAGCATACAAAGTATGTGAGGCAGAGCTCAGCGAAGACGGATAAGGCATGA
- a CDS encoding RING-type domain-containing protein, which produces MNSRSPSPTTPKSPCPNCSKTCKITSIYWPELKQILENDPSRFDDLDLECLCFERMSIFEDDHVRDPAMGSYTHGAHVLPCGHIFGEKCLVRMWEYANEADGWFACPACRQALGYHPHCYHDLNSLPMPQSLEEIKQFPYFRDNVLISNKCGDCIMMDEVRNLSSMAQNHLPPMDLREGEYLGVSICSPDAMWAPSTDPYKADPIVRTMQPFGALKDFCEFSRKSMSENWEGVWRSVDFRELEYRLHVFRVSGYPRVYT; this is translated from the coding sequence ATGAATTCTAGATCCCCTTCTCCCACCACGCCCAAGAGCCCCTGTCCAAACTGCTCCAAGACGTGCAAGATCACGTCCATCTACTGGCCAGAGCTAAAGCAGATTCTAGAAAATGACCCCAGCAGGTTTGATGACCTCGATCTAGAATGCCTCTGCTTCGAGCGCATGTCCATCTTTGAGGATGACCACGTCAGAGACCCAGCGATGGGTAGTTACACCCACGGAGCTCACGTCCTCCCCTGCGGTCACATCTTTGGCGAAAAATGCCTCGTACGCATGTGGGAGTATGCGAATGAAGCTGATGGCTGGTTCGCCTGCCCAGCGTGTCGTCAGGCTCTTGGTTATCATCCGCACTGCTACCACGACCTCAACTCCCTTCCCATGCCTCAGTCACTGGAAGAAATCAAGCAATTCCCCTATTTTAGAGACAACGTCCTCATATCAAACAAGTGCGGCGACTGCATCATGATGGACGAGGTCAGGAACCTCAGCTCCATGGCGCAGAACCATCTTCCCCCGATGGACCTCCGCGAGGGTGAGTATCTGGGCGTGTCCATCTGCTCTCCCGATGCCATGTGGGCACCTTCGACGGATCCCTACAAGGCGGACCCTATTGTACGAACGATGCAGCCTTTTGGGGCGTTGAAGGACTTTTGCGAATTTTCGCGGAAGTCGATGTCGGAGAACTGGGAGGGGGTGTGGAGGTCGGTGGACTTTCGGGAGCTGGAGTATCGTCTTCATGTTTTTAGAGTATCGGGATATCCTCGAGTGTATACTTGA
- a CDS encoding BTB domain-containing protein — MPTDEHNEESAEPTGDVDMTETQNTQDGEEQENPNGSELPFADTEIAEPRVTFANYLMSPIVTLLIGSGDQSILTAHQGLLAQSPYFKEICDRFVEDGSPRQIELPDYDIDTVGSFLEFLYTGEYFPKKLPGQRVLESDPSIPSVDNSGDQLLKHARIYTLAEKFGVLGLKTLASSKIHCVNSTAKGEIAYARYVYAYTSTDDTTVRAPIASFWATRSHTLRAEAEDEFKALCLEHPQFGYDVLTRVLDDKLKRERNDKMHPATSSGRKRARHSSGGSRAE; from the exons ATGCCTACCGACGAGCACAACGAGGAGTCGGCTGAGCCGACTGGCGATGTCGATATGACTGAGACCCAGAACACtcaggatggcgaggagcaGGAGAACCCCAACGGCAGCGAGCTTCCTTTTGCCGATACCGAAATTGCAGAGCCTAGAGTCACATTTGCCAACTATCTTATGAGCCCGATCGTTACCTTGCTCATTGGATCAGGCGATCAGTCAATTCTCACGGCGCATCAAGGCCTCTTGGCCCAGAGCCCTTACTTTAAGGAGATTTGCGACAGATTTGTTGAGGACGGCAGC CCACGCCAGATCGAGCTCCCAGACTATGACATCGACACCGTCGGAAGCTTCCTCGAGTTCCTCTACACTGGCGAATACTTCCCCAAGAAGCTCCCCGGCCAGCGCGTCCTCGAGTCCGATCCCTCGATCCCCTCGGTCGACAACAGCGGCGAtcagctcctcaagcacGCCCGCATTTACACACTCGCCGAGAAGTTTGGCGTCTTGGGCCTCAAGACTCTCGCGAGCTCCAAGATCCACTGCGTCAACTCGACTGCCAAGGGCGAGATCGCCTATGCCCGCTACGTCTACGCCTACACCAGCACCGACGATACCACCGTTCGCGCACCCATCGCGAGCTTCTGGGCTACCCGCTCTCACACACTGCgcgccgaggccgaagacgagttcaaggctCTTTGCTTGGAGCACCCCCAGTTCGGATACGATGTTCTCA CTCGTGTCTTGGACGACAAACTCAAGAGAGAGCGCAACGACAAGATGCACCCTGCCACAAGCAGCGGCCGGAAACGCGCGCGACACAGCAGCGGCGGCTCACGCGCCGAGTAA
- a CDS encoding Stress-response A/B barrel domain-containing protein, producing MTVVHIVLFKFRPDVDESHRKTFVKELKTLKGLSCVKDQRLVVGGPSITDPIARSKGYQIALLSFHQDPAALAEYQASSEHHRVTSQYLWPFAEDVTRFDFEVDAKDEDMFEKRFGFSQA from the exons atgACTGTGGTTCACATCG TCCTCTTCAAATTCCGACCTGATGTCGATGAATCCCATCGAAAGACCTTTGTCAAAGAACTCAAAACACTCAAGGGTCTATCATGCGTCAAGGATCAGCGCTTGGTAGTAGGCGGCCCGTCCATTACAGACCCCATCGCACGGAGCAAAGGCTACCAGATTGCCCTGCTGAGCTTTCACCAAGACCCTGCTGCGTTGGCAGAGTATCAGGCTAGCAGTGAGCACCACAG GGTGACGAGTCAATATCTGTGGCCTTTTGCGGAGGATGTAACACGCTTCGACTTCGAAGTGGACGCTAAGGATGAGGACATGTTTGAAAAGAGGTTTGGTTTCTCTCAGGCATAG